Proteins encoded together in one Deltaproteobacteria bacterium window:
- a CDS encoding formyl transferase: MNKPKVVILVSSDPSDIYFANRLTRRLNVAAVFVEEQHGGSNLPLRLLKALRFMAHPLLLFKKISDNRIVKEHFRKTTIVDKTYFGEEGRHILPHAGQTVVYTEGGKTINEPGYIHAIQEIKPDVIAVCGTSVLQEKVLSIPPKGVLNLHGGLAQKYRGTCTTLWALFNGEPEYIGATVHYVDKGIDDGDILYQGRPEISGIDNPETLYVKVVKLGIEMMIRAIEDIENDRARSCALTEKGALYLNRMITPEVLQRVWQNIDAGILDDYLKDKTGRDKKVYSIMQNVFHT, from the coding sequence ATGAACAAACCAAAGGTCGTAATTCTTGTCAGCTCGGATCCATCCGATATTTACTTTGCAAACCGGTTGACCCGAAGGCTGAATGTCGCAGCCGTTTTTGTCGAAGAACAGCACGGCGGCAGCAATCTGCCTCTCCGGTTACTCAAGGCACTCCGGTTTATGGCACACCCACTGCTTCTCTTCAAAAAAATATCGGATAACCGGATTGTCAAAGAACACTTCCGAAAGACCACAATCGTTGATAAAACATATTTCGGTGAAGAAGGACGCCATATCCTGCCTCATGCAGGCCAAACGGTGGTATATACGGAAGGGGGAAAAACAATTAATGAACCGGGTTATATCCATGCGATCCAGGAGATCAAGCCCGACGTAATTGCCGTCTGTGGTACGTCCGTGCTGCAGGAGAAGGTCCTCTCCATCCCCCCCAAGGGAGTGCTGAATCTACATGGCGGACTCGCACAAAAATACAGGGGTACGTGTACGACTCTTTGGGCACTCTTTAACGGAGAACCGGAATATATCGGCGCCACCGTACATTACGTGGACAAGGGAATCGATGACGGGGACATACTGTACCAGGGAAGGCCGGAGATATCCGGAATTGACAACCCGGAAACACTTTATGTAAAGGTCGTAAAACTCGGCATCGAAATGATGATCCGGGCCATAGAAGATATCGAAAACGATCGAGCCCGGAGTTGCGCATTAACGGAGAAAGGAGCACTGTACCTGAATCGAATGATCACTCCGGAAGTACTTCAACGGGTCTGGCAAAACATCGATGCAGGCATTCTCGATGACTATCTGAAAGACAAAACCGGAAGGGATAAAAAGGTATATTCCATCATGCAGAATGTTTTCCACACGTAA
- a CDS encoding GNAT family N-acetyltransferase — translation MITVHSIDNLDRIHPLEAEWNNLLILQKKESTVFYTPEWYRCWWQTFGQQNLLRIFLIRENEELIGIAPMMIRRQRNRGFPIRMFTFVENGNSLHNDFLLHPEKREKALRAILDHLMAEKDCWDLVEFKNIPENSRNCDFLRKILKDKNFLYGTQPALISPYITINSDWESYYKSRSSKARKTLRNIRNRFKRERDFSVQEINDYATFQSIAPELYEIARNSWTEEIGDSLSSPANRRFFDQLSRVAAEKGWLSVWLLKVKGDPVAFEYHLKYNDKIYGMRASHKKDYGRMSPGVFLDAHIVQQLFEKGEITEYDLGGSSDHYKEKWTRNCRRHINVHLFNVTLYSKLLYGVEYRFIPAIKRILRKSA, via the coding sequence GTGATTACCGTTCACTCAATCGACAACCTCGATCGGATCCATCCGCTGGAGGCCGAATGGAACAACCTGCTGATCCTGCAGAAAAAGGAAAGCACTGTATTTTACACGCCCGAATGGTATCGCTGCTGGTGGCAAACCTTCGGGCAGCAGAATCTCCTGCGCATTTTCCTGATCCGTGAGAATGAAGAGCTGATCGGGATCGCACCGATGATGATCCGGCGACAACGTAATCGAGGATTCCCGATCAGGATGTTCACCTTTGTCGAGAATGGAAACTCCCTGCACAATGACTTTCTCTTACATCCGGAAAAGAGAGAGAAGGCGTTACGTGCGATTCTCGATCACCTGATGGCCGAGAAGGACTGCTGGGATCTTGTCGAATTCAAGAATATCCCCGAAAATTCCCGAAACTGTGACTTTCTCCGAAAAATCCTGAAAGACAAGAATTTTCTTTACGGCACACAACCCGCCTTGATATCGCCCTACATCACAATCAACTCAGACTGGGAGAGTTATTACAAAAGCCGATCATCCAAAGCACGTAAAACCCTCCGGAATATTCGCAACCGCTTCAAGCGGGAAAGGGATTTTTCCGTACAAGAAATTAATGATTATGCAACATTTCAAAGCATCGCACCGGAATTGTATGAGATTGCAAGAAACAGCTGGACGGAAGAAATTGGAGACTCGCTAAGCTCCCCGGCGAACCGCCGTTTCTTCGATCAACTTTCGCGCGTAGCCGCCGAAAAGGGATGGCTCTCGGTCTGGTTACTAAAGGTCAAAGGCGATCCGGTTGCGTTTGAATATCACCTGAAATATAATGATAAAATTTACGGCATGCGGGCATCGCACAAAAAAGATTACGGCCGGATGTCACCGGGTGTTTTTCTGGACGCGCATATCGTTCAACAACTCTTCGAAAAGGGGGAGATAACCGAATATGACCTGGGGGGAAGTTCTGACCACTACAAGGAAAAGTGGACACGGAACTGCAGAAGGCATATCAACGTTCATCTTTTTAATGTCACATTATATTCAAAATTGTTGTATGGCGTTGAATACAGGTTTATTCCCGCAATCAAACGTATTCTCCGTAAATCAGCATAG
- a CDS encoding FemAB family PEP-CTERM system-associated protein gives MKQSIQISYLVPEQKTAWDDFVLQTPSASLYHLFSWKKLMERTFPHQTCYLCAEKEDQIVGVLPLVYVKSLIFGRFLVSMPFVNYGGIVAENNDVRTKLLDAAIELAGKHRMALELRHAESYELGLTRNQCKVSMILDLPESPDELWTSFRSKLRSQIKKPMKEGFEAHFGSKELLDDFYHVFAVNMRDLGSPVHGKKLFRNILDLFPNRAVICVVYAREVPVASGFLIGFRGRLEIPWASSLRSYNRFAPNMLLYWKTLEYACEHGFRKFDFGRSTPNGGTYRFKAQWGAEPKQLYWDCWAKNQGMTEAGNRISPAMARMVAVWKRLPVGLSKIMGPMVRKNIIA, from the coding sequence GTGAAACAAAGCATTCAAATATCCTACCTAGTCCCGGAGCAAAAAACAGCCTGGGACGATTTCGTTCTTCAGACTCCTTCGGCATCGCTCTATCATCTTTTCTCCTGGAAGAAACTGATGGAAAGGACCTTTCCTCATCAAACCTGTTACCTATGTGCCGAAAAAGAAGATCAGATCGTCGGGGTTCTTCCCTTGGTGTACGTCAAGAGCCTGATCTTCGGTCGTTTCCTGGTTTCCATGCCCTTCGTGAACTACGGAGGCATCGTTGCAGAGAATAACGATGTCCGGACAAAACTGCTCGATGCGGCGATCGAACTTGCCGGGAAGCATCGGATGGCGCTGGAGCTACGCCATGCGGAATCTTATGAACTCGGCCTCACCCGGAATCAGTGCAAGGTCTCCATGATCCTCGATCTTCCCGAATCCCCCGATGAACTCTGGACTTCCTTCAGATCCAAGCTCAGAAGCCAGATCAAAAAACCAATGAAGGAGGGGTTCGAAGCACACTTCGGAAGCAAGGAACTGCTGGATGATTTCTACCATGTCTTTGCCGTAAACATGCGGGATCTCGGCTCTCCGGTACACGGCAAGAAGCTGTTCCGTAATATCCTGGACCTCTTCCCGAACCGGGCCGTGATCTGTGTTGTATACGCACGGGAGGTCCCGGTCGCCTCGGGTTTTCTCATCGGATTTCGCGGTCGCCTTGAAATCCCGTGGGCCTCATCCCTCAGAAGCTACAACCGTTTCGCCCCGAACATGCTCCTGTACTGGAAGACCCTCGAGTATGCCTGTGAACATGGATTCCGAAAATTCGACTTCGGCAGATCCACCCCGAACGGGGGGACATACCGGTTCAAGGCACAGTGGGGGGCGGAACCGAAACAACTCTATTGGGACTGCTGGGCAAAAAACCAGGGCATGACGGAAGCCGGAAACCGGATCAGTCCCGCCATGGCACGGATGGTCGCAGTCTGGAAAAGACTTCCGGTCGGACTGAGCAAGATTATGGGGCCGATGGTACGGAAGAACATTATCGCATAA
- the epsI gene encoding EpsI family protein: MKKSNLYFSVIFILLIGVFFYSRSLSHPIPVPLVRNFSTFPDRIGKWQSEEIPLKPAVLKKLGADAILNRAYHTLDGQTIWLYIGYYRTQQNGTQIHSPLHCYPGSGWTPVRREVVAVPVGDRKIHINRMIIENGTDKRLVAYWYQADNRVIANEYLQRFDLIRRALQNNRTNGALVRISMPIEKRPEQQWRTLQNFLLKFYPYLLEWSTKTSS, encoded by the coding sequence ATGAAAAAATCCAACCTCTATTTCTCGGTGATTTTCATCCTGCTGATCGGGGTCTTTTTCTACAGTCGGTCCCTTTCTCACCCCATCCCGGTTCCGCTCGTCCGGAATTTTTCAACCTTCCCGGACCGGATCGGTAAATGGCAGAGCGAAGAGATCCCCCTAAAACCGGCCGTCCTAAAAAAACTCGGCGCCGATGCAATTCTGAACCGGGCCTACCATACCCTCGACGGTCAAACGATCTGGCTCTACATCGGCTACTACCGAACCCAGCAGAACGGCACACAGATCCACTCCCCCCTACACTGTTATCCCGGCAGCGGTTGGACCCCGGTTCGCAGGGAGGTCGTTGCCGTTCCGGTTGGAGACCGGAAGATTCACATCAACCGGATGATAATCGAAAACGGCACCGACAAACGGCTGGTCGCCTACTGGTACCAGGCGGACAACCGGGTGATTGCAAACGAGTATCTCCAGCGGTTTGACCTGATCCGCCGCGCGTTGCAGAACAACCGAACCAACGGTGCGCTTGTACGGATTTCCATGCCGATAGAGAAAAGACCGGAACAACAATGGAGGACCCTGCAAAATTTCCTTCTGAAATTCTATCCTTATCTATTAGAATGGTCCACAAAGACCTCCTCCTGA
- a CDS encoding exosortase/archaeosortase family protein — translation MQLSLLGFGLLVLYAPVFPELWRDWNQDPNYGYGIFVPLISAFLVWRKRKKISRIQPEPYGPGLFVVLFGFTTYLIGIAGNELFTTRISFIIVLLGILLTMWGKKGSKTIVFPILYLLLMIPLPYILYYAIASPMKLFATKWAVFTIDLLHITVHHEGNIIYLPNTTLEVADACSGLRSLTSLLTFGIAFTYIAQQRFLPRALLVVAIFPIAVISNILRLVVTALLAVYKGPDTAQGFLHETSGIVVYTTATLLIFGVNELLQAFHRRPAHPEQVKPS, via the coding sequence TTGCAACTCAGCCTTCTGGGCTTCGGTTTGCTTGTTCTATATGCGCCCGTATTTCCGGAACTCTGGCGGGACTGGAATCAGGACCCGAACTACGGTTACGGAATCTTTGTTCCTCTCATCTCGGCATTTCTCGTCTGGCGTAAAAGAAAAAAAATCTCACGAATTCAGCCGGAACCTTACGGCCCGGGGCTGTTCGTCGTTCTGTTCGGATTTACAACCTACCTGATCGGCATCGCAGGGAATGAACTTTTTACCACACGGATTTCTTTCATCATTGTTCTGCTTGGAATCCTCCTGACCATGTGGGGGAAGAAAGGGAGCAAGACGATTGTATTCCCGATCCTCTATCTCCTGCTGATGATCCCCTTGCCGTACATTCTCTATTACGCCATCGCATCCCCCATGAAACTCTTCGCTACGAAATGGGCGGTGTTCACTATTGACCTTCTTCACATTACCGTCCACCATGAAGGAAACATCATTTATCTTCCGAACACCACCCTGGAGGTCGCCGATGCCTGCAGCGGACTGCGCTCCCTGACCTCACTTCTCACCTTCGGGATCGCCTTCACCTACATCGCCCAGCAACGCTTCCTTCCCCGGGCTCTCCTGGTTGTCGCTATCTTCCCCATAGCCGTGATCAGCAACATTCTCCGCCTTGTCGTCACGGCCCTTCTCGCCGTTTACAAAGGACCCGACACGGCTCAGGGATTCCTCCACGAAACCTCCGGGATCGTGGTCTATACGACCGCTACGCTTCTCATATTCGGGGTGAATGAACTCCTGCAGGCGTTTCATCGGCGGCCGGCACACCCGGAGCAGGTGAAACCATCATGA
- a CDS encoding SDR family oxidoreductase: MKILITGGAGFIGSNLAEQSIQAGHTVVVFDDFSTGRRENLEGIIDHPDFTLIEGSILDRSHLTDVMQTFSIEAVSHQAARPSVARSVEDPLATNEINVTGTLNMLKAALDSGVKKVVTAISSSVYGDTPELPKRETMPYNPQSPYAVSKVTKELYLKVFHDIYGLDTVGLRYFNVYGRKQDPKSDYAAVIPKFVTAALKGEPITIEGDGGQTRDFTYIDDVVAANLAGFVQDQAAGRSFNIAYGERISILELAEKIIEITGSRSEISYREKRQGDIRHSLADISYAEKYLAYHPQFDLEKGLTETIRWYQSVLVEP; the protein is encoded by the coding sequence GTGAAAATTCTCATTACCGGCGGCGCAGGATTTATCGGAAGCAACCTTGCCGAACAATCCATCCAGGCGGGACATACGGTGGTCGTCTTCGACGATTTCAGCACGGGACGCAGGGAAAACCTGGAGGGAATCATCGATCATCCCGATTTCACCCTCATTGAAGGGAGCATTCTCGACCGGAGCCATCTAACCGACGTGATGCAAACCTTCAGCATTGAGGCGGTTTCACATCAGGCGGCGCGCCCCAGCGTCGCGCGGAGCGTGGAGGATCCCCTCGCTACAAACGAGATCAATGTCACGGGAACGCTGAACATGTTGAAGGCCGCTCTCGACTCCGGGGTAAAAAAAGTCGTCACGGCCATCTCCTCCTCCGTCTACGGCGACACCCCGGAACTGCCCAAGCGCGAAACGATGCCCTACAACCCTCAGTCCCCTTACGCCGTCTCCAAGGTCACCAAGGAACTCTATCTCAAGGTCTTCCACGACATCTACGGCCTCGACACCGTGGGACTCCGCTATTTCAATGTCTACGGACGAAAACAAGACCCGAAATCGGATTATGCCGCCGTCATTCCCAAGTTTGTCACCGCTGCGCTCAAGGGAGAGCCGATTACCATTGAAGGGGACGGTGGACAGACCAGGGACTTCACCTACATCGACGACGTGGTTGCGGCCAACCTCGCCGGATTTGTGCAGGATCAAGCAGCCGGCCGGTCCTTCAACATCGCGTACGGCGAGCGGATCAGTATCCTGGAACTGGCGGAGAAGATCATCGAGATCACAGGCTCCCGTTCCGAGATCAGCTACAGGGAGAAACGACAAGGAGATATCCGGCACTCCCTGGCCGACATCTCCTACGCCGAGAAGTATCTCGCTTATCACCCTCAATTTGATCTGGAAAAGGGGCTGACCGAAACAATTCGCTGGTATCAAAGTGTTCTGGTAGAACCCTGA
- a CDS encoding prepilin-type N-terminal cleavage/methylation domain-containing protein, with translation MKRLGRTSGFTLIEIIVVIAVIAILAAIMTPSIIKNIDDSRIARAKNDVQVLGASVADFYKDTGKWPTDNDPSAGNSNYLYVLETVGGTTPSHSGTDTNGWTTWGAARRDTFENQLVLNDPKGGGNAYPTTGEFRWKGPYINEIKSDPWGNKYYCNVIGLWYGRGYEAVFVLSAGPDGVINTDVKQLISSSPTLGGDDIGFRIK, from the coding sequence ATGAAAAGATTGGGAAGAACATCAGGTTTTACCCTGATCGAGATTATCGTGGTCATTGCCGTCATCGCGATCCTGGCGGCAATCATGACCCCCTCGATCATCAAAAATATCGATGATTCCAGAATCGCACGGGCCAAGAACGATGTCCAGGTCCTGGGAGCGTCCGTTGCCGATTTCTACAAGGATACGGGAAAATGGCCGACCGATAATGACCCGAGCGCCGGGAACAGTAACTATCTTTATGTGTTGGAGACTGTCGGCGGGACCACCCCCAGTCACAGTGGAACGGATACCAACGGCTGGACCACATGGGGGGCCGCACGACGTGACACCTTTGAGAACCAGTTGGTTCTGAACGATCCGAAGGGAGGCGGCAATGCCTATCCGACGACCGGCGAGTTCCGATGGAAGGGACCCTATATTAACGAGATCAAGAGCGATCCGTGGGGGAACAAATACTACTGTAACGTAATCGGGCTCTGGTACGGCAGGGGCTACGAAGCCGTCTTTGTCCTTTCCGCCGGTCCCGACGGGGTCATCAATACCGATGTAAAACAGCTTATTTCTTCCAGTCCGACGCTGGGGGGGGACGATATCGGTTTCCGAATAAAATGA
- a CDS encoding type II/IV secretion system protein, translating to MPVSTPPKTRPLGERLIDAGLLTSEQLRIALKEQKRTKEMLGRILVRLGFTTQEQIEAALAQESGTVQKNLEFVEIDLDAVKLINEETARKYKLIPVSREGEVLTVAMVDTFDVVAIDEVQNESGLDVNVIAASEKDVLEAINKYCGFSGSIDEVVDQALAEGLGRDRADQEAQEAPIIRLVNQLILRGINEAATDIHFEPDEKVLRIRYRLDGALQQGFLLPKQLQPSVIARIKILADLNIAESRIPQDGKIRFQIGKKDIDLRVSTLPTIYGENVVMRILDKSKVLLGLEDLGFSPQNLEIFTEMIQRPHGIILVTGPTGSGKTTTLYTALSHINSLDKKICTLEDPVEYQLSVIRQTQINEEIGMTFAAGLRSLLRQDPDVILVGEMRDTETAEMAIRAALTGHLVFSTLHTNDAAGALPRLIDMGLDPYLLASSIIMVLAQRLVRKICPDCKEAYTVPAEELRALGLAEMEGFSFYRGAGCDKCNQSGYRGRAAIYELLPVDHTVHDLILQGASSVEIQKSAMSQGMTTMRNDGFKKVVVGLTTLDEVMRLT from the coding sequence ATGCCGGTAAGTACACCTCCGAAAACCCGTCCTTTAGGGGAACGTCTGATTGATGCGGGGCTTTTAACCTCCGAGCAGCTTCGCATCGCGCTGAAGGAACAGAAACGAACGAAAGAGATGCTGGGCCGGATCCTGGTCCGGCTGGGATTTACCACACAGGAGCAGATCGAGGCGGCCCTGGCGCAGGAGTCGGGGACCGTTCAGAAAAATCTCGAATTTGTCGAGATTGATCTTGATGCCGTCAAACTGATCAATGAGGAGACGGCCCGGAAATACAAACTGATTCCGGTCTCCCGGGAGGGAGAGGTGCTGACGGTTGCCATGGTCGACACCTTTGACGTGGTGGCCATTGACGAAGTCCAGAACGAGTCAGGTCTTGATGTGAACGTGATTGCCGCCTCGGAGAAGGATGTCCTGGAGGCGATCAACAAGTATTGCGGATTTTCCGGGTCCATCGATGAAGTGGTCGATCAGGCCCTTGCCGAGGGGCTGGGGCGTGATCGGGCCGACCAGGAGGCCCAGGAGGCTCCGATCATCCGCCTGGTCAATCAGTTGATCCTTCGCGGGATTAATGAAGCGGCAACGGATATTCACTTCGAACCGGACGAAAAGGTCCTGCGGATTCGTTACCGTCTGGACGGGGCCTTGCAGCAGGGGTTTCTCCTGCCCAAGCAGTTGCAGCCTTCGGTCATTGCCCGGATCAAAATCCTGGCCGACCTGAACATTGCTGAATCGCGCATCCCCCAGGACGGCAAGATCCGTTTTCAAATCGGGAAGAAAGATATCGATCTCCGTGTTTCCACCCTTCCGACCATTTACGGGGAGAACGTGGTGATGCGGATTCTCGACAAGTCAAAGGTCCTTCTGGGGCTGGAGGACCTCGGTTTTTCCCCGCAGAATCTCGAGATTTTCACCGAGATGATTCAGCGCCCTCACGGGATCATTCTCGTCACCGGGCCCACCGGATCGGGCAAGACGACGACGCTCTACACGGCTCTTTCCCATATCAACTCTCTGGACAAGAAGATCTGCACCCTGGAGGATCCTGTGGAATATCAGCTCTCGGTGATTCGTCAGACCCAGATTAATGAAGAGATCGGTATGACCTTTGCCGCCGGTCTGCGCTCCTTGTTACGACAGGACCCCGATGTGATTCTTGTGGGAGAGATGCGGGATACGGAAACCGCGGAGATGGCCATCCGGGCGGCCCTGACCGGACACCTGGTCTTTTCCACCCTTCATACCAACGATGCCGCCGGCGCTCTGCCGCGGTTGATCGATATGGGGCTGGACCCTTATCTCCTGGCCTCTTCCATCATCATGGTCCTGGCCCAGCGGCTGGTCCGAAAGATCTGCCCCGACTGCAAGGAGGCCTATACGGTCCCTGCCGAAGAACTGCGGGCTCTTGGACTGGCCGAGATGGAAGGGTTTTCCTTCTACAGGGGGGCGGGCTGCGATAAGTGTAATCAGTCCGGCTATCGGGGGCGGGCGGCCATTTATGAACTTCTTCCGGTGGATCACACCGTTCATGATCTGATTCTGCAAGGGGCTTCCTCCGTCGAGATTCAGAAATCTGCGATGTCACAGGGGATGACGACCATGCGGAACGACGGATTCAAAAAAGTAGTGGTCGGTTTGACGACCCTCGACGAAGTGATGCGCCTGACGTAA
- a CDS encoding type II secretion system F family protein has translation MPEYTYKARNTEGKLINGVMAAVNPEDLYAKLSGIGCYPTGFEIRKNVSLGVRKRVSRRDLITFTVHLGTILASGIPILTGLKDLLEQTEVGFFRQVIEDIHRNIEAGLSLSAAMAEYPQVFSELYVAMVSAGESTGKMEETFQSLTSYLEWQEDLMGQIKQATLYPIVVFWAIVGLVALIFTVVLPKFLVIFEKSHVALPLPTRIIISISHFMLHSWPMLLCGIFLFFLALRFIKGIPATRIAYDRLKLMIPVFGALSHKIILARFAHTFSSLYRSGVNIIHVLELMEKTTGNRVFERAVVEIRQRVQEGRGVAETMRETGLFPPLFVRMVSIGEETGSLDFTLEKLSGFYDREVPMTVKKVFGIMEPLIIVILGGIVGTVAMSVFLPLYKMMSVAGG, from the coding sequence ATGCCCGAATATACCTATAAAGCGAGAAATACGGAAGGCAAACTGATCAACGGTGTGATGGCTGCGGTCAACCCGGAGGATCTCTATGCAAAGCTGTCCGGGATCGGCTGTTATCCCACCGGTTTCGAGATCCGGAAGAATGTCTCCCTCGGGGTGAGGAAAAGGGTCTCACGGCGGGATCTGATTACTTTCACGGTTCATCTCGGAACCATCCTTGCCTCGGGGATCCCGATCCTCACCGGCCTGAAGGACCTGCTGGAGCAGACCGAGGTCGGGTTTTTCCGTCAGGTCATTGAAGACATCCATCGGAATATCGAGGCCGGTCTTTCCCTCTCGGCCGCGATGGCGGAGTACCCGCAGGTCTTTTCCGAACTGTATGTGGCCATGGTTTCCGCCGGGGAGAGTACCGGGAAAATGGAGGAAACCTTCCAGAGTCTGACCTCCTATCTGGAGTGGCAGGAGGACCTGATGGGGCAGATCAAGCAGGCGACCCTTTATCCCATTGTTGTTTTCTGGGCCATCGTTGGGCTGGTGGCCCTGATCTTTACCGTGGTCCTGCCGAAATTTCTCGTTATCTTTGAAAAGAGCCATGTGGCGCTCCCCCTTCCGACCCGGATCATTATTTCGATCAGTCATTTCATGCTCCACTCCTGGCCGATGCTGCTGTGCGGGATCTTTCTCTTTTTCCTGGCGCTGCGCTTCATCAAAGGGATTCCCGCCACCCGGATCGCCTATGACCGGCTCAAATTGATGATCCCAGTTTTCGGGGCCTTAAGTCACAAGATTATCCTGGCCCGGTTTGCGCATACCTTCAGTTCCCTGTACCGTTCCGGCGTCAATATTATTCATGTTCTGGAATTGATGGAGAAAACAACGGGCAACCGGGTTTTTGAAAGAGCGGTCGTGGAGATCCGCCAGAGGGTTCAGGAAGGACGGGGTGTTGCCGAGACGATGCGGGAGACGGGGCTCTTTCCTCCCCTGTTCGTTCGGATGGTTTCCATCGGGGAAGAGACAGGAAGCCTTGATTTTACCCTGGAGAAACTGAGCGGTTTTTACGACCGTGAGGTTCCGATGACCGTTAAAAAGGTCTTCGGTATCATGGAACCGTTGATCATTGTGATTTTGGGGGGAATCGTGGGGACGGTGGCCATGTCGGTTTTTCTGCCCCTCTACAAGATGATGAGTGTGGCCGGAGGTTAA
- a CDS encoding pilus assembly protein PilM, which translates to MVFFSSRLVVGMEISGNVIRLALLRRLRKKDSLEGLIRLEAPSDNIEDVRRTLTDGVRRNGLTGTPAAMILQDPRILHRAFALPKMSQKEIDAVVPFEARKAFGVRRDFRIVYHVHTRYREEGVPKIEVLAAAVPGEIVQNALDLIRAADLVPYYLMSLPFVQSQLPSAALISETEETVAHLHITRMGVDLTVTRGGHFLFSRLIRKEIDFSRFDMTPMSAEPASFENDGMEILSIAEETTGEKDDPFERLCTEINRSFLYVKQQNKESVKRIRLTGEGKRFPNLVEQLQHHLKLPLTVLENLPGLDRPVICTPAAGEEGEYDLCVAVAKTPSIFSTANLLPEEEQLEWKKRSAQRIAKVAYMVTSVLVLFLYVQLSYHVYHDQVEARRLRQGYARVDHRFEGVRRTLQVQSDRLLRRALCRGLTSASIPPEDVLAALALYAPDTVVLKQLVVQGGSRPFFMRLSGRIVLPDYSGGEKELDHFLNQCKKTGLFKTVRGRIGAAADQGESGRVQVASVGRRRIPIEIEGE; encoded by the coding sequence GTGGTTTTTTTTTCATCCAGATTGGTTGTCGGCATGGAGATCAGCGGGAACGTCATTCGTCTGGCTCTGCTCCGGCGCTTGCGAAAAAAAGATTCTCTGGAGGGGCTGATTCGACTGGAAGCACCGTCCGACAATATCGAGGATGTCCGCCGGACGCTCACCGATGGTGTCCGCCGGAACGGTCTGACGGGAACGCCCGCAGCCATGATTCTCCAGGACCCCCGCATCCTGCACCGGGCTTTCGCCTTGCCGAAGATGTCGCAGAAAGAGATTGATGCTGTCGTTCCCTTTGAAGCACGAAAGGCCTTCGGGGTCAGGCGGGACTTCCGGATCGTTTACCATGTACATACCCGTTATCGGGAAGAAGGGGTCCCGAAGATTGAGGTCCTTGCCGCTGCGGTCCCGGGGGAGATCGTGCAGAATGCCCTCGATCTGATTCGGGCCGCCGATCTGGTCCCGTACTATCTCATGTCCCTTCCATTTGTACAGTCGCAGCTACCTTCAGCCGCTCTGATCTCGGAAACGGAGGAGACGGTGGCTCATCTCCATATCACCCGTATGGGGGTCGATCTGACGGTAACCCGGGGGGGGCATTTTCTCTTTTCCCGCTTGATCCGAAAGGAGATCGACTTTTCCCGATTTGATATGACGCCGATGTCGGCGGAACCGGCCTCTTTTGAGAACGACGGCATGGAAATTCTCTCTATTGCCGAGGAGACGACCGGTGAAAAGGACGATCCTTTCGAACGTCTCTGTACGGAAATCAATCGATCCTTCCTCTATGTCAAACAACAGAACAAGGAGTCCGTAAAGCGGATTCGGCTGACCGGGGAAGGAAAAAGATTCCCGAACCTGGTGGAGCAGTTGCAACATCACTTAAAACTTCCGCTGACCGTCCTTGAAAATTTGCCGGGGCTGGATCGGCCGGTCATCTGTACGCCGGCAGCGGGAGAGGAGGGGGAATACGATCTTTGCGTGGCGGTGGCCAAAACCCCCTCGATCTTTTCCACGGCCAATCTCCTGCCGGAAGAGGAGCAGCTTGAATGGAAAAAGCGATCCGCCCAACGGATTGCAAAGGTTGCCTACATGGTGACGTCGGTCCTGGTCCTGTTTCTTTATGTGCAGCTTTCCTATCATGTGTATCATGATCAAGTGGAGGCACGGAGATTGCGGCAGGGATATGCCCGGGTGGATCACCGGTTTGAAGGGGTGCGCCGCACACTTCAGGTTCAATCCGACCGCCTGTTGAGGCGGGCGCTCTGCCGGGGACTCACTTCGGCATCCATTCCTCCGGAGGATGTTCTGGCGGCACTTGCCCTCTATGCGCCGGATACCGTTGTCCTGAAGCAGTTGGTGGTGCAAGGGGGAAGCCGACCCTTTTTCATGAGGCTGTCGGGAAGGATCGTCCTGCCCGATTATTCCGGTGGGGAGAAAGAACTGGATCACTTTTTGAATCAATGTAAAAAGACGGGTTTATTCAAGACCGTCCGGGGACGAATCGGTGCCGCTGCGGATCAGGGGGAATCGGGACGGGTACAAGTTGCCTCCGTCGGCCGGAGGCGGATCCCGATCGAAATCGAAGGAGAATGA